The proteins below come from a single Streptococcus hyointestinalis genomic window:
- a CDS encoding DUF7679 family protein has translation MAKRKIYFYVEVEELSGTHRILQLPRDLQLPMRQYFHANRGAWQELLRGGLINIATEPYTAENDYQPTIRLTKICKFFYSREEQNERSRGQFLIQSNWQTPGIKHFWESAKFIQHDYPIKNKVLLTLDYYRWRRRHRKYKNRRKN, from the coding sequence ATGGCAAAGCGAAAAATCTACTTTTATGTCGAGGTTGAAGAGCTCAGTGGCACTCATCGTATTTTGCAGTTGCCAAGAGATTTACAACTGCCAATGCGCCAATATTTTCACGCCAACCGTGGAGCTTGGCAAGAGCTTTTGCGAGGCGGTCTTATCAATATTGCGACAGAGCCCTACACCGCAGAAAATGACTATCAGCCAACGATTCGTTTGACCAAGATTTGCAAATTTTTCTACAGTAGAGAGGAGCAGAACGAGCGCAGTCGTGGGCAATTTCTAATCCAATCCAACTGGCAAACCCCAGGTATCAAGCATTTCTGGGAAAGTGCTAAGTTTATCCAACACGACTACCCTATCAAAAACAAGGTCCTCCTCACCCTAGACTACTACCGTTGGCGTAGGCGCCACAGAAAATATAAAAATAGAAGAAAAAACTAG
- a CDS encoding Rgg/GadR/MutR family transcriptional regulator, translating into MDLGATFKQLRTSRHITLKEACKDAFSPSMLSRFESGQNDLSADKFLTALEHIHTDVNEFLYLAHGFTPSAFAALLEAIFNLETQMDVAGLRALYEREAALSSREHAVNALVIKAHLKALDDSVTMTEKESRFLHDYLFETEIWGRYELELFAISTPLLSVELFSRYTREILRKTDTLGELPENRAIIHTMLLNGFLLSIDEEDFDNATYFDQQIKKRFYHEKEAYFRIVYLFAQGLLTYKKGDKVNGTRQMQKAISILETLDCQKAASYYQRSLGLLLQADN; encoded by the coding sequence ATGGATTTAGGAGCTACTTTCAAACAACTACGGACATCACGTCATATCACCCTCAAGGAAGCCTGCAAAGACGCATTTTCACCCTCCATGTTATCTAGGTTCGAATCTGGGCAAAATGACCTTTCAGCAGATAAGTTTCTCACTGCACTGGAGCATATCCACACAGATGTCAATGAATTTTTGTACTTAGCTCATGGCTTTACACCATCTGCTTTTGCTGCATTGTTAGAAGCCATTTTCAATCTTGAAACACAGATGGATGTCGCTGGCTTAAGAGCCCTTTATGAGAGGGAAGCTGCTTTGTCTTCTCGTGAACACGCTGTCAACGCTCTCGTCATCAAGGCACATCTCAAAGCACTAGATGATAGCGTCACTATGACCGAGAAAGAAAGTCGTTTTTTGCATGACTATCTGTTTGAGACAGAGATTTGGGGAAGATACGAGCTAGAGCTATTTGCCATCAGCACGCCCCTGCTTAGTGTTGAGCTCTTTAGCAGATATACACGGGAAATCTTGCGTAAAACAGATACTCTTGGCGAACTTCCAGAAAATCGTGCCATCATCCACACTATGCTCCTTAATGGCTTTCTACTCTCTATTGACGAGGAGGATTTTGACAATGCCACTTACTTTGACCAGCAGATAAAGAAGCGCTTTTATCATGAAAAAGAAGCCTACTTTCGAATTGTCTACCTTTTTGCCCAAGGCTTGTTGACTTATAAAAAAGGGGATAAAGTGAATGGTACAAGGCAAATGCAAAAAGCTATTTCGATACTTGAAACTCTTGATTGCCAAAAAGCTGCGAGCTACTATCAAAGGTCACTAGGCCTCTTACTACAAGCAGATAACTGA
- a CDS encoding IS110 family transposase, translated as MIFVGIDVAKNKHDVAVLNDKGKLILKPLTFSNTRAGFNLFINTLSQLKQDYLIALEDTGHYAFNLLDFLHEHGATVYTYNPLLIKEFAKSLSLRKTKTDKKDARTIALKLLSDPNREQFRHDNRKEELKILTRHIHRLKKKQSDWKVQYTRCLDIIFPEIDKIIGKHSDYAYELLSHYPSPQKMSEAGFEKLLEIKRLTMPKIQDILKVAPNFIGTTSEAREFELIEIIENIKHYKRLISKAENKVDELMAEFTSVITTVAGIGNRLGSIILAEIRNIHTFDKPAQLQAFAGLEPSIYQSGQLDTQGKMVKRGSPHLRWALIQAAKSVARFSPAFKAYLRIKLDQGKHYNVAVAHVAKKLVRVLFHLLKNNTPFDESKVR; from the coding sequence ATGATTTTCGTTGGCATTGATGTCGCTAAAAACAAACACGATGTAGCTGTCTTAAACGACAAAGGAAAACTTATTCTTAAACCACTCACTTTCTCAAATACTAGAGCTGGTTTTAACTTGTTCATAAATACCCTCAGTCAGTTAAAACAAGACTATCTCATCGCACTTGAAGATACAGGACATTATGCCTTTAATCTTTTAGATTTTCTTCATGAACATGGAGCAACTGTCTATACCTACAACCCTCTACTCATCAAGGAATTCGCCAAGTCATTATCACTTCGTAAAACCAAGACAGACAAGAAGGACGCCCGTACCATTGCCCTTAAGCTACTATCCGACCCTAATCGGGAACAGTTTCGTCATGATAATAGAAAAGAAGAACTGAAAATTCTAACGAGACACATTCACCGTCTCAAGAAGAAGCAGTCTGATTGGAAAGTACAATACACTCGGTGTTTGGACATCATCTTCCCTGAGATAGATAAAATCATTGGAAAGCATTCTGACTACGCCTATGAACTCCTATCACACTATCCCAGCCCTCAGAAAATGAGTGAGGCTGGATTTGAGAAGCTTCTAGAAATCAAACGATTAACAATGCCAAAAATACAAGATATTCTCAAGGTCGCTCCAAACTTTATCGGAACAACTTCAGAAGCTCGGGAGTTCGAACTCATCGAAATCATTGAAAATATCAAGCATTACAAAAGACTCATCTCTAAAGCTGAAAACAAAGTCGATGAGCTGATGGCTGAGTTCACCTCGGTCATCACAACTGTGGCTGGAATTGGAAATCGTCTTGGATCTATCATTTTAGCGGAAATTAGGAATATCCATACCTTTGACAAACCAGCCCAACTTCAAGCTTTTGCAGGGTTAGAACCATCTATCTACCAATCTGGACAACTAGATACTCAAGGTAAAATGGTCAAGCGTGGGTCTCCACATCTTCGATGGGCTTTAATACAAGCTGCCAAATCAGTGGCTCGCTTTTCCCCTGCTTTTAAAGCTTACCTAAGAATCAAGTTAGACCAAGGAAAACATTATAACGTCGCTGTTGCCCATGTCGCTAAAAAGCTGGTACGAGTATTGTTCCATCTTCTCAAGAACAATACTCCCTTTGATGAAAGCAAGGTGAGATAA
- a CDS encoding MFS transporter translates to MHLIIKNKVYRHLLLSRILDNLGASLYNIVFVVYAATCFKSQIIVSIANITMMIPTLFSLLVGIRADKTKQKGRWLITCGFVQASLFTLVGFIINKPSLLVFAIVCLVNIISDCLSDYANGLRLPILQKQVAKEDLVSAYASSQFAIYVCNLLGQTLGIWLLTIANQQFAFIAFINALSFILASLVLLPIRQDLTYQHTALKEEISSSSKRGKDLFLQVKTIFQEQESVHFIPLLLSIMLINMLASAMTSIYNIILLKKPLLGLSYSQGVLMVEVAMIGGLLVGSLSTRDYFAKRSLKTLVSLAGVMLLLTGLSQLFSLPAIFSLLFLFITCFLSGKVNPKLNALLLSQLPSQVLARVSSFLTLLFTLSAPLGVVIFSFITPFSEKLTWLLFTGLAFLSVFFTTQKKLS, encoded by the coding sequence ATGCATCTCATCATCAAAAATAAGGTCTACCGTCATTTGCTATTGTCACGTATCTTAGATAACCTCGGAGCTTCTCTCTACAATATCGTTTTTGTCGTTTATGCTGCTACTTGCTTTAAGTCGCAAATCATCGTCAGTATCGCCAATATCACCATGATGATACCCACTTTATTTAGCCTTTTGGTTGGGATAAGAGCTGACAAAACCAAGCAAAAAGGGCGCTGGCTGATAACATGTGGCTTTGTCCAAGCTAGTCTTTTCACACTTGTTGGTTTTATCATTAACAAACCAAGTCTTTTGGTCTTTGCCATTGTTTGCTTGGTCAATATCATCAGCGATTGCTTGAGTGACTATGCCAATGGCTTACGCTTGCCGATTTTGCAGAAACAAGTCGCTAAAGAGGACTTGGTTAGTGCCTATGCTAGCAGTCAGTTTGCCATCTATGTCTGTAACCTTTTAGGTCAGACACTAGGCATTTGGTTACTAACGATTGCCAATCAACAGTTTGCTTTTATCGCCTTTATCAACGCTCTGTCCTTTATCCTAGCGTCACTAGTGCTATTGCCTATAAGACAGGACTTAACCTACCAGCACACTGCGCTAAAAGAAGAGATAAGCTCTTCATCAAAGCGGGGAAAAGACTTGTTTTTACAAGTCAAAACGATTTTTCAAGAGCAGGAAAGCGTCCATTTTATCCCGCTACTGCTTAGCATTATGCTAATCAATATGCTCGCTAGCGCTATGACGTCTATTTACAATATCATCTTACTCAAGAAACCCTTGTTAGGGCTTAGCTACAGTCAAGGCGTTTTGATGGTTGAGGTCGCTATGATTGGTGGGCTTTTAGTAGGAAGTCTGTCAACACGAGATTATTTTGCTAAACGCTCACTTAAAACTTTAGTCAGCCTTGCGGGAGTTATGCTGCTTCTGACAGGGCTTAGTCAACTCTTTTCTCTGCCAGCTATTTTTAGTTTATTGTTTCTCTTTATAACTTGCTTTTTATCTGGAAAGGTCAACCCCAAGCTCAATGCACTGCTGTTAAGCCAATTGCCCAGCCAAGTCCTCGCTCGTGTGAGCAGTTTTTTGACCTTACTCTTTACCTTATCAGCTCCACTAGGTGTTGTCATCTTTAGCTTCATCACACCTTTTTCAGAAAAGTTGACTTGGCTCTTGTTTACAGGATTGGCTTTCCTCTCTGTTTTCTTCACCACACAAAAAAAGTTGAGCTAA
- a CDS encoding ABC transporter ATP-binding protein, which translates to MALLELAGIHKTFEKGTVNENHVLRGLDLTINEGDFISVIGGNGAGKSTLLNSIAGLVTIDEGDIRLEGKSIRKDSVEKRAKAISRVFQDPRMGTATNLTIEENMAIAYRRGKKRSFFKNAVTDKERELFKSVLSELGLGLENRLKTDAAFLSGGQRQALTLSMATLVRPKVLLLDEHTAALDPKTSEMVMQLTNKIVKEQKLTSLMITHNMEHAITYGNRLVMLYHGKIVVDISGEEKKNLTVAQLMELFHKNSGQELTDDALVLG; encoded by the coding sequence ATGGCTTTACTGGAACTTGCTGGTATTCACAAGACCTTTGAAAAAGGCACTGTCAATGAAAATCATGTCCTTCGTGGACTTGATTTGACCATCAATGAAGGCGACTTTATCTCCGTTATCGGAGGAAATGGCGCTGGAAAATCAACGCTTTTAAACAGTATCGCAGGACTTGTCACCATTGATGAGGGCGATATTAGACTCGAGGGCAAGTCTATCCGAAAAGACTCTGTTGAAAAGCGTGCCAAAGCGATTAGCCGTGTTTTCCAAGACCCTCGTATGGGAACAGCGACCAATCTCACCATCGAAGAAAACATGGCGATTGCCTATCGTCGTGGGAAAAAGCGCAGCTTCTTTAAAAATGCTGTCACAGATAAGGAGCGTGAGCTCTTTAAGAGCGTGCTGAGTGAGCTTGGCTTGGGCTTAGAAAACCGCCTCAAAACCGACGCTGCCTTTCTCTCAGGGGGGCAACGTCAAGCCTTGACGCTGTCTATGGCGACTCTTGTTCGACCAAAAGTGCTCCTCTTAGACGAGCACACCGCTGCCCTAGACCCTAAGACCAGTGAGATGGTTATGCAGTTGACCAATAAAATCGTCAAAGAGCAAAAACTCACCAGTCTCATGATTACCCACAATATGGAACATGCTATCACCTATGGTAACCGCCTGGTCATGCTCTATCACGGTAAAATCGTTGTGGACATCTCTGGTGAGGAGAAAAAGAACCTAACCGTTGCGCAGTTGATGGAACTCTTCCACAAAAATAGCGGACAAGAGCTAACAGACGACGCTCTTGTGCTCGGTTAA
- a CDS encoding ABC transporter permease — MLDIVLSGISQGLLWSIMAIGVFITFRILDIADLSAEGTFPMGAAVCALCIMHDINPILATFCGMLGGMLAGFVSGIMHTKMKIPALLTGIITLTGLYSVNLLILGSSNVYLSTHETIVTMVAKLGLDRTSSVLLIGSVFVVLVILILYLFLNTQLGLALRATGDNVAMGQANGIKVDRMKILGYMIGNGLIALSGALLAQNNGYADLNMGVGTIVIGLASIILAEVIIKHLPLGKRLWSLVLGSVIYRLIIVFILTTDIEAQMIKLVSAILLAVILYIPELRNKLGVRPSKTLTKEGD, encoded by the coding sequence ATGTTAGATATTGTATTATCAGGGATTTCGCAAGGGCTGTTGTGGTCCATTATGGCAATCGGGGTGTTCATCACCTTTCGTATTTTAGATATTGCAGACTTGTCTGCTGAAGGGACTTTTCCGATGGGAGCTGCGGTTTGTGCACTGTGTATCATGCACGACATCAATCCTATCTTAGCGACTTTCTGTGGCATGCTTGGTGGGATGTTGGCTGGTTTTGTCTCAGGTATCATGCACACCAAGATGAAAATTCCAGCCCTTCTGACAGGGATTATCACACTGACAGGTCTTTACTCGGTCAATCTCCTCATCTTAGGCAGCTCAAATGTCTATCTGTCGACACATGAGACGATTGTGACCATGGTTGCAAAGCTTGGCTTGGATAGAACCAGCTCGGTCTTGCTGATTGGTAGTGTCTTTGTCGTTTTGGTGATTTTGATTTTATACCTTTTCTTAAATACCCAGTTGGGACTTGCCCTTCGTGCGACTGGAGACAATGTCGCTATGGGACAGGCTAACGGTATCAAAGTCGATCGTATGAAGATTTTAGGCTACATGATTGGAAATGGGCTCATCGCACTCTCTGGAGCGCTCTTAGCGCAAAACAACGGCTATGCTGACCTCAACATGGGGGTTGGTACTATCGTTATCGGCTTAGCCTCAATCATCCTCGCTGAGGTCATTATCAAGCACTTGCCGCTTGGTAAACGCTTGTGGTCATTGGTGCTTGGCTCTGTCATCTACCGCTTGATTATCGTCTTTATCCTAACGACTGACATCGAAGCACAGATGATTAAGCTGGTATCAGCGATACTTCTAGCGGTTATTCTCTACATCCCAGAGCTGCGCAACAAATTGGGCGTGCGCCCCTCAAAAACATTAACGAAAGAAGGTGACTAG
- a CDS encoding ABC transporter substrate-binding protein has product MKRFLKGLLALSAAVLVLSACSSTSESEKTADKDAKHIGILQYVEHPSLTASRKGFIDELKKEGYVNGKNIVIDYKNAQGDQSNLQSISEKLIRKNDLVLGIATTAAQSLASLSTDVPILFTDVTDPVSASLVKSMKHPGGIATGTSDMAPIAKQVELLKEVLPNVKKVGIMYTTSERNSEVQVNQAKKLFKKAGIETVVKGISSTNDVQDTAKSLMSKSDALFIPTDNTIVSSINLVTELSKEMKVPVIGGSADVVAQGVLFTYGADYESLGRQTAKMGIQILKGKKPSEIPAEYPKSVKAVVNKKIAKLLGIDVSQITE; this is encoded by the coding sequence ATGAAACGTTTCCTAAAGGGATTGTTAGCGCTTAGTGCTGCTGTGTTAGTGCTTAGTGCCTGTTCGAGCACGTCAGAGAGTGAAAAAACAGCTGACAAGGACGCCAAGCACATAGGTATCTTGCAGTATGTGGAGCACCCGTCTTTGACGGCTTCTAGAAAGGGTTTTATTGATGAGCTGAAAAAAGAGGGCTATGTGAATGGTAAAAATATCGTGATTGACTATAAAAACGCACAAGGTGATCAGTCTAATCTTCAGTCTATCTCTGAAAAGCTGATTCGAAAAAATGATCTTGTGCTAGGGATTGCTACAACGGCTGCGCAGTCGCTGGCTAGTCTGTCAACGGATGTGCCGATTCTCTTTACCGATGTGACGGATCCTGTGTCAGCGAGTCTTGTCAAAAGCATGAAGCACCCAGGTGGTATCGCTACAGGAACCAGCGATATGGCGCCGATTGCCAAGCAAGTGGAATTGCTCAAAGAGGTGCTGCCAAATGTCAAAAAGGTCGGTATCATGTACACCACGAGCGAGCGCAACTCCGAGGTGCAGGTCAATCAAGCCAAAAAGCTTTTTAAAAAAGCAGGTATCGAAACAGTGGTCAAGGGTATCTCATCCACCAATGACGTGCAAGACACGGCAAAGAGCCTCATGTCTAAGAGCGATGCGCTTTTTATTCCGACGGATAATACCATTGTCAGCTCCATCAATCTCGTGACAGAGTTGTCTAAGGAGATGAAGGTGCCTGTCATCGGAGGCTCTGCGGACGTGGTGGCGCAAGGTGTTTTGTTCACCTACGGGGCGGACTATGAGAGTCTTGGACGTCAGACCGCCAAGATGGGGATTCAGATTTTAAAAGGGAAAAAGCCATCAGAGATACCGGCTGAGTACCCTAAATCCGTCAAGGCTGTGGTCAACAAGAAAATAGCAAAACTCTTGGGCATTGATGTGAGTCAAATTACAGAATAA